In a single window of the Leptospira sanjuanensis genome:
- a CDS encoding adenylate/guanylate cyclase domain-containing protein, with translation MNSATESIKDTLELIRPYLPSAIVRRLGDSNESKLQRSQSFEGAVLFFDVVGFTPTTLALAAKGTRGIDALQTVLSNYYTALLKHLNQWGGAVYQFAGDSVLVSFEKKTDETDAEAALRVANCALGIFHSISEFSSNELLGETVNLPARVGLAYGEYQEFILGEQDRFLRAVIAGTPVDQSISAEKHALAGDIVLSSSIWDLLPASKTGEALGENFYRLTDCERVENTHVPPSRSTADDRISTERFFKRCKRFIVPELYQRVTNVHSAFSGDYREVASVFVRIDAPLESNADSKNFNDFFTYVQGVAAACSGTFVLTDLSDKGGIFSILFGAPAALENKEALAARFAIRLMEGASSYSAAKNIQIGISTGMAYCGDLGAPFRKDFTAIGEMMNIAARLATLNGHDGILIDSQTKNKLGKNFVFHEIGDVELKGVSGAKKVFQLTSEQKNIPGLLIQYRDTMIGRKEEIDRLHKMLDACIEKGGVVCRIIADAGLGKSRLTNTFIDQAYDRNVEILIGYCYPYEKFTPFYPWKELLSLFLGIFEEDSVETRVSKAEKALENLNSFDIAWAKALVALMGVPVEEDPLTREIDRKQKNERLFEIIISLLQERALKKPLMLIFEDVHWIDELSSRLLEKLASRLPSMKAMLILVSRPEGQFAEEAVSPNEELIRLKEFKPEEARDFLIHKFHMDTSQEEFLDQILNRSSGNPFFLESIVHNLIEEGTLKKLEDGTLSPSDKTRDIQIPNTLNDVLLARVDRLAEREKIVLKTASVIGRLINVETLNHLLPVEFRSEIQNILQSLEGLDLTPLEITDPLTYIFKHIVIRDIVYNTLLHSTREDLHKRIASFIEKENESNVIEMADILAFHYRQCSDFEKASQYSLMAARKARSRYANRDAIYHYGQALESMSQFTKVNGETYYEIKQELAHVHRQLGEYAHAESLFKECLENKSTLNLIRTYTGLGQVYQEQDDIPRAMETLEKALRITGIRPPGSRPDTIFKIVLQLPFVLRFSIFGSSYTSASKAERLRLRCLILVTLAKMYIMKDIKKFGWSVFTQYNATQRFDDPVRQSLAECALGQVFVGMNLFGPSKHFLIKGRELAEKTGDPYAKAISLLVQGVYYMMLNRPDQGLPYLHDSIAIYRQVGEKWDLLSALSSGGFLYYFQSDFRTAKKYFDDIGEIAADLGAQLQLRWTRIWSPYFGYLLGEVDPLELEKRLLVEVERAALENDVMNELSTINKLLKLAILEGWPEKAAHWSKRSYAGFLKCEVKFPQLQIGNVYLAEAALYAQRETGDKSLTKIINYGLKNGLKLGKSLPYLYGPALMLKGKLKFYAGDAKKAESIFKEAESFLSNTLNQWEYATALYEAGVLLKDQDRISTAKGILQRLEAKADLKKLAESLAE, from the coding sequence ATGAATAGCGCAACGGAATCCATCAAAGACACACTGGAACTGATCAGACCCTATCTTCCCTCCGCGATCGTTCGGAGATTGGGGGATTCCAACGAATCGAAGCTGCAGAGATCGCAGTCCTTCGAAGGCGCCGTTCTATTCTTCGACGTTGTCGGGTTTACCCCCACCACACTCGCGTTAGCCGCTAAAGGTACGCGAGGCATCGACGCGTTGCAAACCGTTCTTTCCAATTACTACACCGCTTTGTTGAAACATTTGAATCAATGGGGAGGCGCGGTGTATCAGTTCGCGGGTGATTCCGTGCTGGTGAGTTTCGAAAAAAAAACGGACGAAACGGATGCGGAAGCCGCGCTCCGCGTAGCGAATTGTGCATTAGGAATCTTTCATTCGATTTCGGAGTTCAGCTCCAACGAACTCTTAGGAGAAACGGTAAACCTACCCGCGAGAGTCGGATTGGCTTATGGAGAATATCAGGAATTTATTTTAGGGGAACAGGATCGTTTTCTCAGAGCGGTGATCGCAGGAACCCCCGTGGATCAATCCATCTCCGCCGAAAAACACGCGTTAGCCGGCGATATCGTTTTGAGTTCTTCGATTTGGGATCTTTTACCGGCATCCAAGACGGGAGAAGCACTCGGTGAAAACTTCTATCGTTTAACCGATTGTGAACGGGTGGAAAATACGCACGTTCCTCCTTCCCGCTCGACCGCGGACGATCGAATTTCCACCGAACGATTTTTCAAACGATGCAAACGTTTTATCGTTCCCGAGTTGTATCAAAGAGTTACGAACGTTCATAGCGCGTTCTCCGGAGATTATCGCGAGGTCGCATCGGTTTTCGTACGCATCGACGCTCCTTTGGAATCCAACGCCGATTCCAAAAACTTCAACGATTTCTTTACGTACGTGCAAGGGGTTGCGGCGGCTTGTTCCGGAACCTTTGTTCTTACGGATCTTTCTGACAAGGGGGGAATCTTCAGCATTCTTTTCGGAGCGCCTGCCGCGCTGGAGAATAAGGAAGCTCTTGCGGCGCGTTTCGCGATTCGATTGATGGAGGGAGCTTCCTCCTATTCCGCTGCAAAGAATATTCAGATCGGAATATCGACAGGAATGGCGTATTGCGGAGATTTAGGCGCGCCTTTCCGAAAGGATTTTACCGCAATCGGTGAGATGATGAACATCGCGGCCCGACTTGCGACTTTAAACGGTCACGATGGAATTCTGATCGATTCTCAGACGAAGAACAAGTTGGGAAAAAATTTCGTATTTCACGAAATCGGAGACGTGGAACTCAAAGGCGTTTCCGGAGCCAAGAAGGTGTTTCAGCTAACGTCCGAACAGAAGAATATTCCGGGACTTCTGATTCAATACAGGGATACGATGATCGGAAGAAAGGAAGAGATCGATCGTCTTCATAAGATGTTGGACGCTTGCATTGAAAAGGGCGGAGTCGTTTGTCGGATCATCGCCGACGCGGGACTCGGTAAATCCAGATTGACCAATACGTTTATCGATCAGGCTTACGATCGGAACGTGGAAATTCTTATCGGTTACTGTTATCCTTACGAAAAATTCACTCCCTTCTATCCTTGGAAGGAATTGTTGAGTCTGTTCTTGGGAATTTTCGAGGAAGATTCGGTGGAAACGCGCGTTTCTAAGGCCGAAAAAGCATTAGAGAATTTGAATTCGTTTGACATCGCTTGGGCCAAGGCGCTTGTCGCGTTGATGGGCGTTCCCGTGGAGGAAGATCCTCTTACGAGAGAAATCGACCGAAAACAAAAGAATGAAAGATTGTTCGAGATCATCATTTCCCTTCTTCAGGAACGCGCTTTGAAAAAACCTTTGATGCTGATTTTCGAGGACGTTCACTGGATCGACGAACTTTCCAGCCGTCTTTTGGAAAAACTCGCGTCCCGTTTGCCTTCGATGAAGGCCATGTTGATTCTAGTGTCGCGGCCGGAAGGACAGTTCGCGGAAGAAGCCGTCTCACCGAACGAAGAACTGATCCGCCTGAAGGAATTCAAACCGGAAGAAGCGAGAGATTTTCTCATTCATAAATTTCACATGGATACGAGTCAGGAAGAATTTTTGGATCAGATTCTCAACCGATCCAGCGGGAATCCGTTTTTTCTCGAGTCCATCGTTCACAACCTGATCGAGGAAGGAACTCTCAAAAAATTAGAGGATGGAACCCTTTCTCCTTCGGATAAAACGCGGGACATTCAAATTCCGAACACGTTGAACGACGTATTGCTCGCGCGAGTGGATCGTTTAGCGGAACGGGAAAAGATCGTATTAAAAACGGCTTCCGTGATCGGACGTTTGATCAACGTCGAAACTCTCAATCATCTTCTTCCCGTGGAGTTCCGCTCCGAGATTCAGAATATCCTTCAGAGTTTGGAAGGTTTGGATCTGACTCCGCTGGAAATCACCGATCCGCTTACGTATATCTTCAAACACATCGTGATCCGCGACATCGTCTACAACACTCTTCTTCATTCGACAAGAGAGGATCTTCATAAACGAATCGCTTCGTTTATCGAAAAGGAAAACGAAAGCAACGTGATCGAGATGGCGGATATTTTGGCGTTTCACTACCGTCAGTGCTCCGATTTCGAAAAGGCTTCCCAGTATTCTTTGATGGCCGCGCGTAAGGCGCGAAGCCGTTATGCGAACCGCGACGCGATCTATCACTACGGTCAAGCCCTCGAATCGATGTCGCAATTTACGAAAGTAAACGGCGAGACGTATTACGAAATCAAACAGGAATTGGCGCACGTTCATCGTCAGCTCGGAGAATACGCGCACGCGGAATCTTTGTTTAAGGAATGTCTGGAAAATAAATCCACGCTCAATTTGATCCGCACATATACCGGACTCGGTCAAGTATATCAGGAACAGGACGACATTCCGCGAGCGATGGAAACTTTGGAGAAGGCGCTTCGAATCACGGGGATTCGTCCGCCGGGAAGTAGACCGGATACGATTTTCAAAATCGTTTTACAGCTTCCGTTCGTTCTTCGTTTTTCCATATTCGGTTCTTCTTATACTTCTGCGAGCAAGGCGGAACGTCTTCGGCTGAGATGTTTGATCTTAGTCACTCTCGCAAAGATGTATATCATGAAGGACATTAAGAAATTCGGATGGTCCGTTTTTACGCAATACAACGCGACACAACGTTTCGACGATCCGGTCCGTCAGTCTTTGGCGGAATGCGCCCTCGGTCAGGTTTTTGTGGGAATGAATCTTTTCGGACCATCCAAACATTTCTTGATTAAGGGAAGAGAACTCGCCGAAAAAACGGGAGATCCGTACGCAAAGGCGATTAGTCTTTTGGTTCAAGGCGTATATTACATGATGCTAAATCGTCCGGATCAAGGTCTTCCGTATCTTCACGATTCGATCGCGATCTATCGGCAGGTCGGCGAGAAGTGGGATCTTCTTTCCGCGCTTTCGTCCGGAGGATTTTTGTATTACTTCCAATCCGATTTCAGAACAGCTAAAAAATATTTCGACGATATCGGCGAGATCGCGGCGGATCTAGGCGCGCAGTTGCAGCTTCGCTGGACGAGAATCTGGTCCCCGTATTTCGGTTATCTTCTCGGGGAAGTCGATCCTCTCGAACTCGAAAAACGATTGTTAGTCGAAGTCGAAAGGGCAGCTCTGGAAAACGACGTGATGAACGAACTTTCCACGATCAATAAACTTCTTAAGCTTGCGATCTTGGAGGGTTGGCCGGAAAAAGCGGCTCATTGGTCCAAACGAAGTTACGCAGGATTTTTAAAGTGCGAAGTGAAATTTCCTCAGCTTCAGATCGGAAACGTATATCTTGCGGAAGCCGCACTTTATGCGCAGCGTGAAACCGGGGATAAGAGTCTGACCAAGATCATCAACTACGGATTAAAGAACGGTTTGAAACTAGGTAAATCGCTTCCGTATTTATACGGTCCGGCGCTGATGCTCAAAGGAAAATTGAAATTTTATGCGGGCGACGCTAAAAAGGCGGAATCCATTTTTAAGGAAGCGGAATCCTTCTTATCAAACACTTTAAATCAATGGGAATACGCGACCGCCTTGTATGAAGCGGGAGTTCTCTTAAAGGATCAGGATCGGATTTCGACCGCGAAGGGAATTCTTCAGAGACTCGAAGCCAAAGCCGATCTCAAAAAGCTGGCGGAGAGTTTGGCGGAATAA
- a CDS encoding GMC oxidoreductase, translated as MPQNNSYYDAIVIGSGFGGSISALRLSEKGQKVLVLERGKKYAPGSFPRDVRQTDNLLWRYPKKRKSLGLYELNFFSGLGTVTASGLGGGSLIYANIHIRPDQKVFEDPRWPAPFNRKFLDPYYDKVASKLDVKPVPPEWDLPKRNKFRAAAELNRHTYFDPDEAVSWLKPSRPGQAVCERCAECEFGCNHGAKNTLDFNYIADAQKNGAVFQTDSLVSHIAPDPQNGYVVYYENTETGEKRSVYAKRVVLSAGTLGTNRILFNSRDRYKTLPNISKHLGKGYSGNGDFLGGIESSKTDLKPWDGPDVTTVINYFPQGFQFTMAAPTFNQPVMSVLASLGINKPNWFLRLIGPLFWKSLEWILPFIFKKGLLSKPLPPGIPGAGDPKYMTNLFAIGRDNANGKIVRCGKNIDIKWNYSKENRKLIQDMTASMQQVGDAYGGQFGPLATFLLFNRILSVHSLGGCILAATPEKGVVSETGEVFGYKNLFIADGSVIPSSIGFHPVMTISAVAEHTVASICAGL; from the coding sequence ATGCCACAAAACAATTCATATTACGACGCTATCGTCATCGGCTCCGGTTTCGGAGGTTCCATCAGCGCTTTGAGACTTTCGGAAAAAGGACAGAAGGTGCTGGTTTTGGAACGCGGGAAAAAATACGCCCCCGGTTCGTTCCCGAGAGACGTGCGTCAAACGGACAATCTTCTCTGGCGTTATCCGAAAAAAAGAAAATCCCTGGGTTTATACGAACTGAATTTTTTCAGCGGGCTCGGCACTGTGACCGCTTCCGGTTTGGGCGGAGGTTCGTTGATCTATGCGAACATTCATATTCGCCCCGATCAAAAAGTTTTCGAAGATCCCCGTTGGCCCGCTCCATTCAATCGCAAATTTTTGGACCCGTATTACGATAAGGTCGCTTCCAAACTCGACGTAAAACCCGTTCCGCCCGAATGGGATCTTCCGAAACGCAACAAGTTCAGAGCCGCAGCGGAGCTGAACCGTCACACCTATTTCGATCCCGACGAGGCGGTAAGCTGGCTCAAACCTTCCCGGCCGGGACAAGCCGTCTGCGAACGTTGCGCCGAGTGCGAATTCGGATGCAATCACGGCGCGAAGAATACATTAGATTTTAATTATATTGCTGACGCTCAAAAAAACGGGGCGGTGTTTCAGACGGATTCTTTGGTTTCGCATATCGCGCCCGATCCACAAAACGGCTACGTCGTTTATTACGAAAACACGGAAACAGGAGAGAAACGTTCCGTTTACGCGAAACGAGTCGTTCTTTCAGCGGGAACCTTGGGAACCAATCGGATTCTTTTCAATAGTCGAGACAGATACAAAACTCTTCCGAACATCAGCAAACATCTCGGAAAAGGATATTCCGGAAACGGGGATTTTCTCGGAGGAATCGAATCGAGCAAAACGGATCTGAAACCTTGGGACGGACCGGACGTAACGACCGTGATCAATTATTTTCCGCAGGGATTTCAATTCACGATGGCTGCCCCGACGTTCAACCAACCCGTGATGTCCGTGCTGGCCTCCTTAGGAATCAATAAACCGAATTGGTTTTTGAGACTGATCGGTCCTCTTTTTTGGAAAAGTCTGGAATGGATTCTTCCGTTTATATTTAAAAAGGGACTTCTTTCCAAACCTCTTCCTCCGGGTATACCGGGTGCGGGAGATCCGAAATACATGACCAATCTTTTCGCAATCGGAAGAGACAACGCGAACGGCAAAATCGTTCGTTGCGGTAAAAACATAGACATCAAGTGGAATTACTCCAAAGAGAACCGCAAGCTCATCCAAGACATGACGGCTTCGATGCAGCAAGTCGGCGACGCGTACGGCGGTCAATTCGGACCGCTGGCGACGTTTTTGCTGTTCAACCGGATTCTTTCCGTGCATTCTCTCGGAGGTTGCATTCTTGCGGCAACCCCTGAAAAGGGCGTCGTTTCCGAAACGGGAGAAGTCTTCGGTTATAAGAATCTTTTTATCGCGGACGGATCGGTAATCCCTTCTTCGATCGGATTTCATCCGGTAATGACAATTTCTGCGGTGGCGGAACACACAGTCGCTTCAATTTGTGCCGGGTTATAA
- the rsgA gene encoding ribosome small subunit-dependent GTPase A, giving the protein MSQSNSILASYGWDPEFFLSEVPLFDDLRPGRVLSVYGEYSKILTDSGERRGIPSGALSVSGEFLVAGDWTLVREIDGEDLCIVEQILPRKTFLRRSNPGKRNQSQAIASNIDLLLVIMGMDNDYSPRRIERYLFLAKASRAEVAIVLNKQDLCENPNERFEEIKSIAGEIPVEMISALDGSQIGKIASFIKPGNTIAFLGSSGAGKSTIINSLLGEEVQKTNEVKASDGTGRHTTTHRELFLLSEGGVLMDNPGIREVGLFAGGDEDELESIFPEIAIASEECRFNDCSHNGEPGCGVAAALEDGRISEERFASYLKLNRELRAYKVMTDPEEARKKKQVDKQMSKALQKRLKDKGRI; this is encoded by the coding sequence ATGTCACAATCAAACTCAATCCTTGCATCCTATGGATGGGACCCGGAATTTTTTCTTTCGGAAGTCCCTTTGTTCGACGATTTAAGACCGGGCCGAGTGCTATCCGTCTACGGAGAATATTCAAAAATTCTAACGGACTCGGGTGAACGTAGGGGAATTCCCTCGGGCGCGTTATCCGTTTCCGGAGAATTTTTAGTGGCCGGAGACTGGACGCTCGTGCGCGAAATCGACGGAGAAGATCTCTGTATCGTAGAGCAAATTCTCCCTCGAAAAACGTTTTTACGGAGAAGCAATCCGGGAAAACGAAATCAATCGCAGGCCATCGCATCGAATATCGATCTTCTTCTCGTGATCATGGGCATGGACAACGATTACAGCCCGCGAAGAATCGAACGTTATTTGTTCTTGGCAAAGGCCAGTCGCGCGGAAGTCGCGATCGTTTTAAACAAGCAAGATCTTTGTGAAAATCCTAACGAACGATTCGAAGAGATCAAATCGATCGCGGGAGAAATTCCGGTCGAGATGATTTCCGCTTTGGACGGTTCGCAGATCGGCAAGATCGCTTCGTTTATCAAACCTGGAAATACGATCGCGTTTTTGGGTTCTTCCGGCGCCGGAAAATCCACAATCATCAATTCTTTGTTAGGCGAAGAAGTGCAGAAGACGAACGAAGTAAAAGCTTCGGACGGAACCGGAAGGCATACTACCACACATCGGGAACTTTTCCTTCTCTCGGAAGGCGGAGTTCTGATGGACAATCCCGGAATCCGGGAAGTCGGTCTTTTTGCGGGAGGCGACGAGGACGAACTCGAATCTATTTTTCCGGAGATCGCGATCGCCTCGGAAGAATGTCGTTTTAACGATTGTTCTCATAACGGCGAACCGGGTTGCGGAGTCGCGGCCGCTTTGGAAGACGGAAGAATCAGCGAAGAACGGTTCGCTTCTTATTTGAAATTGAACAGAGAATTACGAGCCTATAAAGTGATGACCGATCCCGAGGAAGCGAGAAAGAAGAAGCAGGTGGACAAACAGATGTCCAAAGCTCTGCAAAAGCGACTCAAGGATAAGGGAAGAATCTAA
- a CDS encoding alpha/beta fold hydrolase — protein MIKKISQRIEKIKSQYETVVIGSGYGGGIAASRLSRAGIEVCLLERGKEIRPGEFPNREIPAIAEVQANYEDKHIGSQSGLYDFHINKDINVLVGCGLGGTSLINANVSLRAVPEVFQDPAWPASIREEAGKHGMDPYYSRAEEMLRPNILPAKYQTLAKHKALKSSADYIKKKFYPTPINVTFESKLNHVGVMQDACTNCGDCVTGCNVSSKNTTLMNYLPDAVNFGAQIFTEVKVSYIEKKDGYWLVHFIPLGMDREKFSKDELFIRANNVILAAGSLGSTEILLRSKEKGLNLSDAVGVRFSGNGDMLGFSYNGNTKINGIGFGSKKTNGNADVGPCITGVIDTRIGAPLNEGMIIEEGSIPGAIRAQLPAAFALSSKLTGVKTKKGIIQWIVEKIRIFLSIILGPYRGAVRNTQTYLVMAHDGNDGTMFLKDDRLRISWPNVGKKPIFEKISTILKESTVPLQGTYIKNPVWNKLTDQDLISVHPLGGCPMGEDASSSVVNENCQVYSGKSGKATHEGLYVMDGSVIPRSLGVNPLLTICAISERACEKLVAGKGLRINYSLPSYPKHSDTADETTLGIEFTECMRGFFSTQSKEDTERGYQIGKDEGSSIEFLLTIRSENLQEMIDNPDHKATLFGTVRAPVISKDIITVTGGEFLLFVSREDRIETRNMVYRMILNTEEGKKYLFVGAKWIQNDGLANIWRDTSTLFTTIYDGETENSPVFGKGILHILPEDFAKQMTTMKVIHSKSILDDVKGMAKFGAFFAGALYDVYGGVASSIVPWDKDARHRTRRPLRVSAPEVHFFKAADGADLRLLRYKGGKKGPVLLSPGLGVSSLIFSIDTIDTNLLEYLFENQYDVWLFDYRTSIALPSAPLPNTGDVIAVQDYPAAVNKVRELTKVDKIQVVAHCFGATTFTMALLAGLEGVRSVVLSQISANVEVPTSMDIKVGLHTAEILDALGVEDMTAYTSDKDGWLDKFFNSVLALQPQSLFSHDVNPVSRRITFLYGSLYKLENLNEETYHYGLGEMFGVSNIKAFEHLSKMIRAHKVVNAEGKDVYVPNLDRLNLPITFIHGAENQCYLPESTEITYKSLIDRFNPNQYRRHVIPDYGHIDCMFGKNAHKDVYPLILQSLNSY, from the coding sequence TTGATTAAAAAAATTTCCCAACGCATAGAAAAAATCAAAAGTCAATATGAAACGGTCGTTATCGGTTCCGGCTACGGCGGTGGAATCGCCGCATCCCGCCTTTCGCGCGCGGGAATCGAAGTCTGTCTTTTAGAAAGAGGCAAGGAAATCCGGCCGGGAGAATTTCCGAATCGGGAAATCCCCGCCATCGCGGAAGTTCAAGCGAACTACGAAGACAAACATATCGGTTCCCAAAGCGGTCTTTACGATTTTCACATCAACAAGGACATCAATGTTTTGGTCGGCTGCGGTTTGGGTGGAACTTCGCTTATCAATGCGAACGTAAGTCTCAGAGCCGTACCCGAAGTTTTCCAAGATCCCGCTTGGCCGGCCTCCATTCGGGAGGAAGCGGGCAAACACGGAATGGATCCGTATTATTCCCGCGCGGAAGAGATGTTAAGACCGAATATTCTTCCCGCAAAATATCAAACATTAGCAAAACATAAAGCCCTCAAAAGTTCGGCGGATTATATCAAAAAGAAATTCTATCCGACTCCGATCAACGTCACGTTCGAATCCAAATTGAATCACGTCGGAGTGATGCAGGACGCCTGCACTAACTGCGGGGATTGCGTTACCGGCTGCAACGTTTCCTCCAAAAACACGACGCTGATGAATTATCTTCCCGACGCCGTCAACTTCGGAGCGCAGATTTTCACCGAAGTCAAAGTGAGTTATATCGAAAAGAAGGACGGCTATTGGCTGGTTCATTTTATTCCGCTGGGAATGGATCGCGAAAAATTCAGCAAAGACGAATTATTCATCCGTGCGAACAACGTGATTCTTGCGGCGGGTTCCTTAGGCTCGACCGAAATTCTTCTCCGTTCCAAAGAGAAGGGACTGAACCTTTCGGACGCGGTCGGAGTTCGTTTTAGCGGCAACGGGGACATGCTCGGCTTTTCTTACAACGGAAACACAAAGATCAACGGAATCGGCTTTGGAAGCAAAAAAACGAACGGAAACGCCGATGTCGGTCCTTGTATCACCGGCGTGATCGACACGCGCATCGGCGCTCCGTTGAACGAAGGAATGATCATCGAAGAGGGTTCGATTCCCGGTGCGATCCGCGCTCAATTACCCGCGGCCTTCGCACTCAGCTCCAAACTCACGGGAGTCAAGACGAAAAAAGGAATCATCCAGTGGATTGTTGAGAAAATTAGAATATTCTTAAGTATCATTTTGGGTCCGTATCGGGGCGCGGTCCGCAACACGCAAACCTATCTCGTTATGGCACACGACGGAAACGACGGAACCATGTTTTTGAAGGACGATCGTTTGAGAATTTCCTGGCCGAACGTGGGCAAGAAACCGATCTTCGAAAAGATCAGCACGATCCTGAAGGAATCCACCGTTCCTCTCCAGGGAACGTATATTAAAAATCCGGTATGGAACAAATTAACCGATCAGGATCTGATTTCCGTTCATCCTCTCGGCGGTTGTCCGATGGGAGAAGACGCTTCTTCTTCCGTGGTCAATGAAAACTGCCAAGTATATTCCGGCAAAAGCGGAAAAGCGACACACGAAGGTTTATACGTCATGGACGGTTCGGTGATCCCAAGATCCTTGGGAGTCAATCCGCTTCTGACGATCTGCGCGATCTCCGAAAGAGCGTGCGAAAAGTTAGTCGCAGGGAAAGGACTTCGGATCAATTACAGCCTTCCGTCCTATCCGAAACATTCGGACACCGCAGACGAGACTACGTTGGGAATCGAATTCACGGAATGTATGAGAGGATTCTTTTCCACTCAATCGAAAGAGGACACGGAACGCGGTTATCAGATCGGCAAGGACGAAGGTTCCTCCATCGAATTCTTATTAACGATCCGAAGCGAAAATCTCCAGGAAATGATCGATAATCCGGATCACAAGGCCACGTTATTCGGCACCGTACGCGCCCCCGTAATTTCAAAAGACATCATCACCGTTACCGGCGGTGAATTCCTTCTGTTCGTCTCGAGAGAGGATCGAATCGAAACGAGAAACATGGTCTATCGTATGATCCTCAACACGGAAGAAGGTAAGAAATATCTTTTCGTGGGAGCGAAGTGGATTCAGAACGACGGGCTCGCGAACATCTGGAGAGATACGAGCACGCTCTTTACGACGATCTATGACGGCGAAACGGAGAATTCTCCCGTATTCGGAAAAGGAATTCTTCACATTCTTCCCGAAGACTTTGCAAAACAAATGACCACGATGAAGGTCATCCATTCGAAATCGATTCTCGACGACGTAAAGGGAATGGCTAAGTTCGGTGCGTTCTTTGCGGGTGCATTGTACGACGTTTACGGCGGAGTTGCGAGTTCGATCGTTCCTTGGGACAAAGACGCAAGACACCGAACCAGACGACCCTTGCGTGTTTCCGCGCCGGAAGTTCATTTTTTCAAAGCTGCGGATGGAGCCGATCTCCGATTGTTACGCTACAAAGGCGGAAAAAAAGGTCCGGTTCTTTTATCGCCGGGTCTCGGCGTTTCCAGTTTGATCTTCAGCATCGACACGATCGACACCAATCTTTTGGAATATCTTTTTGAAAACCAATACGACGTTTGGCTCTTCGATTACAGAACGTCGATCGCTCTTCCTTCAGCGCCTCTTCCGAATACGGGAGACGTGATCGCGGTTCAGGATTATCCTGCGGCCGTGAATAAAGTCCGCGAACTTACCAAGGTCGACAAGATCCAGGTTGTCGCGCATTGTTTCGGCGCTACGACCTTTACGATGGCGCTTCTCGCAGGTCTGGAAGGAGTTCGCTCCGTCGTTCTTTCTCAAATTTCGGCTAACGTGGAAGTCCCCACCTCCATGGATATCAAAGTCGGTCTTCACACCGCGGAGATTTTGGACGCGCTCGGGGTCGAAGACATGACCGCTTATACGAGCGACAAGGACGGATGGTTGGATAAATTCTTCAATTCCGTTTTGGCTCTTCAACCGCAGTCGCTTTTTTCGCACGACGTGAATCCGGTCAGCAGAAGAATCACCTTTCTATACGGAAGTCTCTATAAATTAGAAAACTTGAATGAAGAAACCTATCACTACGGTTTGGGAGAAATGTTCGGCGTGTCCAACATCAAGGCGTTCGAACATCTTTCCAAAATGATCCGCGCACACAAGGTGGTAAACGCGGAAGGCAAAGACGTGTATGTTCCGAATCTGGACCGTCTGAATCTCCCGATCACGTTCATCCACGGAGCGGAAAATCAGTGTTATCTTCCGGAAAGCACCGAGATAACTTACAAATCGCTGATCGATCGTTTCAATCCGAACCAGTATAGACGTCACGTGATCCCGGACTACGGTCATATCGATTGTATGTTCGGTAAAAACGCGCATAAAGACGTGTATCCTCTGATTCTTCAGTCCTTAAACAGTTACTGA
- a CDS encoding class I SAM-dependent methyltransferase — protein MQQNQLYTDLGLSENQYSREVIEGQQVYTTSFLKFYDLIVLHIISRWLWRCPPQNMVDLYDRYLTGNHLDIGVGTGYLLQKAKFPVEKPTISVMDLNANSLIEARRRLSHLAGTFNAYRANILEPINTKEKFDSIGMSFLFHCVPGAIRTKASTAFKNLLKIRKPDGVIFGATGLHDLGQTHLLSRRGMKNLNRKGVFHNTEDTLPDLEAALQENFKDYELYVIGAIAFFAGKKAK, from the coding sequence ATGCAGCAGAATCAACTCTATACCGATCTCGGCCTTTCGGAAAATCAATACAGTCGAGAAGTCATCGAGGGACAACAAGTTTACACGACGAGCTTTCTTAAATTCTACGATCTGATCGTTTTACATATCATCAGCCGATGGTTATGGCGCTGTCCGCCGCAAAACATGGTCGATCTTTACGATCGATATTTAACCGGAAATCATTTGGATATCGGAGTCGGCACCGGATATCTTTTGCAGAAGGCGAAGTTTCCGGTCGAAAAACCTACCATCTCCGTGATGGATTTAAACGCAAACAGCCTGATCGAAGCGAGAAGGAGACTTTCCCATCTCGCCGGAACGTTCAACGCATATCGCGCGAATATTCTCGAGCCGATCAACACGAAGGAAAAATTCGATTCGATCGGGATGAGCTTTTTATTTCACTGCGTTCCAGGAGCGATCCGAACCAAGGCTTCCACCGCTTTCAAAAATCTTTTAAAGATCCGTAAACCGGACGGAGTGATCTTTGGTGCGACCGGTTTACACGATCTCGGACAAACACATCTTTTATCCAGAAGAGGAATGAAAAATCTAAACCGGAAAGGCGTGTTCCATAATACGGAGGATACTCTTCCGGATCTCGAAGCGGCTCTCCAGGAAAATTTCAAAGACTACGAATTGTATGTGATCGGTGCGATCGCGTTCTTCGCGGGGAAAAAAGCGAAGTAG